A DNA window from Hydrogenophaga taeniospiralis contains the following coding sequences:
- a CDS encoding tyrosine-type recombinase/integrase: MSVPACNRCVANEWRLCRAGNRRHCWATHLLEAGVDLHSLSQWLGHSQVSTTMRDLHRARPDVPDGARRPRPAAWHWREHCWRCPSRSPRPPRTPGPSCVTWRRWRSTPVPTAEWDGCGWCSCWRPSAQERLTQPEEVRPAGGHHECCWACFEESPPATPAWLWATVRTQGCERLW; this comes from the coding sequence ATGTCGGTGCCCGCTTGCAACAGGTGCGTGGCGAATGAATGGCGCCTATGTAGAGCTGGCAATAGGCGCCACTGCTGGGCCACACACCTGCTTGAAGCCGGGGTGGACCTGCACAGTCTCTCGCAGTGGCTGGGCCACAGCCAGGTGAGCACCACCATGCGCGACCTGCACCGGGCCCGCCCGGATGTGCCCGATGGCGCACGGCGACCAAGACCAGCCGCATGGCACTGGCGCGAACACTGCTGGAGATGCCCCAGCCGCAGCCCCAGGCCACCGAGGACGCCCGGGCCTTCATGCGTCACGTGGCGGCGCTGGAGATCGACACCTGTCCCCACTGCCGAATGGGACGGCTGCGGCTGGTGCAGCTGCTGGCGCCCCAGCGCACAAGAGCGCCTGACCCAACCCGAGGAGGTGCGGCCTGCCGGAGGCCACCATGAATGCTGCTGGGCATGCTTTGAAGAATCACCGCCAGCCACGCCGGCGTGGCTGTGGGCCACCGTGCGCACCCAGGGGTGTGAGCGCCTGTGGTGA
- a CDS encoding DUF1513 domain-containing protein, with the protein MAWPLEGGISRRGVLLAGAGACCLPSAWAARADRATLLAAWQSNAEQHIGLLSVGDTSWSVQRSFVVPTRAHGLWAEAGGSVLAVARRPGDWLLRWQPESGQTQWHWIGDDRRFNGHVITSADGATLWTTETDLDTAQGRLGVRHAKSLDKQAEWPTHGMDPHELLALPERLGELPAGSLIVANGGIPTLPETGRAKRALDRMDASLVALDPRSGALLAQWRLADPMLSIRHLAWDPVSRRVGVALQAEHPDLPTRQRAPVLAVCDGSGLRAATEQPTLMGYGGSICARPGGGFVVSCPRANRLALFDADARWHHDQPHQEAYALAERAGHWWASGSEGVLQMGGTPDPVVASAAASVREPVRFDNHWLGWPG; encoded by the coding sequence GTGGCGTGGCCGCTGGAAGGAGGCATTTCGCGCCGAGGCGTGTTGCTGGCGGGTGCTGGTGCGTGCTGTCTGCCGTCTGCGTGGGCCGCGCGTGCGGATCGCGCCACCCTTCTGGCCGCCTGGCAGAGCAACGCGGAGCAACACATCGGCCTGCTGTCGGTCGGTGACACGTCCTGGTCTGTGCAGCGCTCGTTCGTGGTGCCGACGCGGGCGCACGGCCTGTGGGCCGAAGCGGGCGGCAGCGTGCTGGCCGTGGCGCGCCGCCCCGGCGACTGGCTGCTGCGCTGGCAACCCGAGAGCGGCCAGACGCAATGGCACTGGATCGGGGACGACCGCCGCTTCAACGGCCACGTCATCACCAGCGCCGACGGCGCCACGCTCTGGACCACCGAAACCGACCTGGACACCGCGCAAGGGCGGCTCGGCGTGCGCCACGCGAAGAGCCTGGACAAGCAGGCCGAATGGCCCACCCACGGCATGGACCCGCACGAACTGCTGGCCCTGCCCGAACGCCTGGGCGAACTGCCCGCCGGCAGTCTGATCGTGGCCAACGGCGGCATCCCCACCCTGCCCGAAACCGGCCGCGCCAAACGCGCGCTGGACCGCATGGACGCCTCGCTCGTGGCGCTGGACCCACGCAGCGGCGCGCTGCTGGCCCAGTGGCGCCTGGCCGACCCCATGCTCAGCATCCGCCACCTGGCCTGGGACCCGGTCTCGCGCCGCGTGGGCGTGGCGCTGCAGGCCGAACACCCCGACCTGCCCACGCGCCAGCGCGCGCCCGTGCTCGCGGTGTGCGACGGCAGCGGCCTGCGCGCCGCGACCGAGCAACCCACGCTCATGGGCTACGGCGGCTCTATCTGCGCCCGCCCCGGCGGCGGTTTCGTGGTGAGCTGCCCCCGCGCCAACCGCCTGGCCCTGTTCGACGCCGACGCCCGCTGGCACCACGACCAGCCCCACCAGGAAGCCTACGCCCTGGCCGAACGCGCCGGCCACTGGTGGGCCAGCGGAAGCGAAGGCGTGCTGCAGATGGGCGGCACACCCGACCCGGTGGTGGCCAGCGCGGCCGCATCGGTGCGCGAACCGGTGCGGTTCGACAACCATTGGTTGGGGTGGCCGGGTTGA
- a CDS encoding IS110 family transposase → MAIVSVGIDLAKNVFAVHGVDESGKPTLVRPSVPRAKLMELIASLPPCLIGMEACSGAHHWAREFQKFGHTVRLMAPKFVIPYRLSGKRGKNDAADAAAICEAVTRPNMRLVPVKSIEQQGQLLVHRARQGFVEQRTATLNRIRGLLSELGIVLPLKAAVVRREAMICLEDLPGWANTVIGDLLSEVARLDGRIAQYDLHIRAMARQSTEAQRLMQLSGIGETTATALLSTIGNGRDFKCGRQLCAWLGLVPGQYSSGGRRRLGRITKAGDPYLRSLLVLGARAVLAAAKNKSDPISRWAVALAQRRGYWKAVVAIAAKNARMCWAVLSRGEDFRLPV, encoded by the coding sequence ATGGCAATCGTATCCGTTGGCATCGATCTGGCAAAGAACGTTTTTGCCGTCCACGGTGTGGATGAGTCAGGCAAACCCACACTGGTGCGCCCCAGTGTGCCTCGCGCCAAACTGATGGAACTCATCGCCTCGCTGCCTCCGTGCCTGATCGGCATGGAGGCCTGCTCTGGTGCCCATCACTGGGCTCGTGAATTCCAGAAGTTCGGTCACACCGTGCGCCTGATGGCGCCCAAGTTCGTCATCCCCTACCGCCTCTCGGGCAAGCGCGGCAAGAACGATGCGGCCGATGCCGCCGCCATCTGTGAAGCCGTCACCCGCCCCAACATGCGCTTAGTGCCAGTCAAGAGCATTGAGCAGCAAGGCCAGTTGCTTGTGCATCGTGCCCGCCAGGGCTTTGTCGAACAACGCACCGCCACGCTCAACCGCATCCGGGGCCTGCTCTCTGAGCTGGGCATCGTGCTGCCACTCAAGGCCGCCGTCGTGCGCCGCGAGGCCATGATTTGCCTGGAAGATCTTCCAGGCTGGGCCAACACCGTGATCGGTGATTTGCTCAGTGAGGTCGCCAGGCTTGATGGGCGCATCGCGCAGTACGACCTCCACATCCGCGCGATGGCGCGCCAGAGCACCGAAGCCCAGCGGCTGATGCAGCTCTCGGGCATTGGTGAGACCACCGCCACGGCGCTGCTGAGCACCATCGGCAATGGGCGTGACTTCAAGTGCGGGCGCCAGCTGTGCGCCTGGCTCGGGCTGGTGCCCGGGCAGTACAGCTCGGGCGGTAGGCGGCGCCTGGGGCGCATCACCAAGGCCGGTGACCCGTACCTGCGCAGCCTGCTGGTGCTGGGTGCGCGAGCGGTACTGGCCGCCGCCAAGAACAAGAGCGATCCGATCAGCCGCTGGGCTGTGGCGCTGGCGCAGCGCCGAGGCTACTGGAAAGCGGTGGTGGCCATCGCGGCCAAGAACGCCCGAATGTGCTGGGCCGTGCTCAGTCGGGGTGAAGATTTCAGGTTGCCCGTCTGA
- a CDS encoding GNAT family N-acetyltransferase, translating into MSSNVQLHSWWSLSDALRRQVLGLQIDPVQTEYAGTIERAISSLGETEDENMAGLAILRSGEGVGFVVLKRGDKAPAWAAPGWAVVSAMRVDRRQQGGGVGSQALVALSPWLRQHWPACHTLALAVDEENARGIKAYTRAGFADAGQREQGRIGWVRYMHKPVGAQGSHEVSQVTPRC; encoded by the coding sequence ATGTCATCAAACGTCCAACTGCATTCCTGGTGGTCACTGAGCGACGCGCTGCGGCGTCAGGTGCTTGGCCTGCAGATCGATCCCGTCCAGACCGAGTACGCGGGCACCATTGAGCGGGCCATTTCGAGCCTCGGCGAGACCGAGGACGAAAACATGGCCGGTCTGGCGATATTGCGGTCCGGCGAAGGGGTCGGCTTCGTCGTTCTCAAGCGCGGGGACAAGGCGCCCGCGTGGGCGGCGCCCGGGTGGGCCGTGGTGAGCGCCATGCGGGTGGACCGGCGCCAGCAAGGCGGCGGCGTGGGGAGCCAGGCGCTCGTTGCCTTGTCGCCGTGGTTGCGGCAGCACTGGCCCGCGTGCCACACGCTGGCGCTGGCGGTCGACGAAGAAAACGCGCGTGGCATCAAGGCGTACACCCGAGCGGGGTTTGCCGACGCGGGCCAACGGGAGCAAGGCCGCATCGGGTGGGTGCGCTACATGCACAAGCCAGTGGGCGCGCAGGGGTCGCACGAGGTTTCTCAAGTAACACCTCGTTGCTGA
- a CDS encoding DUF3052 domain-containing protein yields MGTSSAAGYSGTPLSKKLGIKEAHRVLLLEAPKGYESLLAPLPPAVQFVSQPDSKVDIAHVYVTQREELAKTLSVLRKKLKPDAALWVSWPKKSAKVPTTITEDTIRELALPLGFVDIKVCAVTEVWSGLKLVVRKELR; encoded by the coding sequence ATGGGAACCTCTAGCGCCGCTGGGTACTCTGGAACGCCGCTTTCCAAGAAGCTCGGCATCAAAGAGGCGCATCGAGTGCTGCTCCTTGAAGCACCGAAGGGGTACGAAAGTCTGTTGGCCCCACTTCCTCCTGCCGTGCAGTTTGTGAGCCAACCCGATTCAAAGGTAGATATCGCGCACGTCTATGTCACGCAGCGAGAAGAACTGGCAAAGACTCTGAGTGTCTTGCGCAAGAAGCTGAAACCTGACGCAGCGCTGTGGGTCTCCTGGCCGAAGAAGTCAGCCAAAGTTCCGACCACCATCACAGAAGACACTATCCGCGAGTTGGCGTTGCCACTTGGCTTCGTAGATATCAAGGTCTGCGCCGTCACGGAAGTCTGGTCGGGGCTCAAGTTGGTGGTTCGCAAGGAGCTTCGCTGA
- a CDS encoding endonuclease/exonuclease/phosphatase family protein produces the protein MRVLSWNLGHQTREALIRVGFTPALRALAPDVLVLNEFVDGPTRGDLRALLRSLGLTHVHCSTRMGRHNQVLIAAREECALGELRGPRLEGGAGESNLLHVHFSSGVELVGLRAPTYERQARSEYWDNLSALIRSTSLRPIAWVGDLNADPDNHRSFGGKYLSNLEREGWLIPRAKGEWSFYRGSRIDHVLVSQALACTSAEYVHTLDGVSVAGPSVEDHVSDHAALLATISLKARSEP, from the coding sequence ATGCGCGTACTTTCGTGGAATCTGGGACACCAAACTCGAGAAGCGCTAATTCGCGTCGGCTTCACACCCGCGTTGAGAGCGCTCGCACCCGATGTTCTCGTCTTGAACGAATTCGTTGATGGTCCGACTCGTGGTGACCTTCGCGCCCTGCTGCGCTCACTGGGGCTGACGCATGTTCATTGCTCTACTCGGATGGGGCGGCATAACCAGGTACTCATTGCCGCTCGCGAGGAGTGCGCGCTTGGTGAATTGCGCGGGCCCCGGCTCGAGGGTGGCGCAGGCGAATCGAATCTTCTGCATGTTCACTTTTCCTCCGGCGTTGAACTGGTCGGATTGCGCGCGCCAACGTATGAGCGCCAAGCACGTTCCGAGTACTGGGACAACTTGAGCGCTCTCATACGCTCAACGTCCCTAAGGCCTATTGCTTGGGTTGGCGACCTGAACGCCGATCCTGATAATCACCGCTCGTTCGGCGGAAAGTACCTTTCCAATTTGGAGCGCGAAGGGTGGCTAATTCCTCGAGCAAAGGGAGAGTGGAGCTTTTATCGCGGCTCTCGCATCGACCACGTCCTCGTATCGCAGGCGCTTGCTTGCACATCTGCTGAGTATGTTCACACTCTTGACGGCGTTTCGGTCGCCGGGCCATCGGTCGAAGATCACGTATCGGACCATGCGGCTCTGCTCGCCACCATTTCATTGAAGGCGCGCAGTGAACCCTAA
- a CDS encoding GFA family protein, whose translation MDRFTGGCLCGDVRFVASGRPYRVGLCHCLDCRKHHGALFHGSAVFPQEAVTIEGEPREYQGRFFCPRCGSSVFGRSADEIELNLGSLDAPDQFTPTYELWTVRRESWLPPFPLAKRYEHDRENAGRTEE comes from the coding sequence ATGGACCGATTCACCGGTGGTTGCCTTTGTGGCGACGTGAGGTTTGTGGCGTCGGGGCGCCCCTACCGCGTTGGCCTGTGCCACTGCCTCGACTGCCGCAAACACCACGGGGCCCTGTTCCACGGCTCTGCGGTATTCCCTCAGGAGGCGGTGACGATCGAAGGCGAACCCCGCGAATACCAGGGGCGGTTCTTCTGCCCCCGCTGCGGCTCGTCCGTCTTCGGGCGCAGCGCAGACGAAATCGAATTGAACCTGGGCTCCCTGGATGCCCCAGACCAATTCACGCCGACCTACGAACTCTGGACCGTCCGTCGCGAATCCTGGCTGCCGCCATTTCCGCTTGCGAAGCGGTACGAACACGATCGGGAAAACGCGGGTCGCACGGAGGAGTAG
- a CDS encoding DUF1993 family protein has protein sequence MHLSLYEASVPVFLHYLSRLTGFVEVAERFARENELSISELLSAKMAPDMLPFERQVVTATNFTLRATFPLAGEAIPPYGDFPETAAGLRDRAEHAASLLRSLQSPQFAGAETRMLESQAGEALVRLPATEFLFQYALPNFFFHVTAAYAILRSRGVPLGKEDFDGYHSYPREP, from the coding sequence ATGCACCTCTCGCTGTACGAAGCATCTGTTCCCGTGTTCCTGCACTACCTCAGCCGCTTGACGGGCTTCGTCGAGGTGGCCGAGCGCTTCGCACGGGAGAACGAACTCAGCATCTCGGAACTGCTGTCGGCCAAGATGGCGCCGGACATGCTGCCCTTTGAGCGGCAGGTTGTCACTGCAACGAACTTCACCTTGCGCGCAACCTTCCCGCTCGCCGGTGAAGCCATCCCGCCATACGGCGACTTTCCCGAAACGGCGGCCGGCCTGCGCGACAGAGCGGAACACGCTGCGTCACTCTTGCGCTCGTTGCAGTCGCCGCAGTTTGCCGGCGCCGAGACACGCATGCTGGAAAGCCAGGCCGGTGAAGCACTCGTTCGCTTACCGGCCACCGAGTTCCTGTTCCAGTACGCCCTGCCCAACTTCTTCTTTCACGTGACCGCCGCCTATGCGATCCTTCGCAGCCGAGGTGTGCCGCTGGGGAAAGAAGACTTTGACGGTTATCACTCGTACCCGAGGGAGCCCTGA
- a CDS encoding DUF1851 domain-containing protein encodes MSYFLLQPPRPTSALGCWESQLPAFTHVIGYSGLGHFFLFDQRKNEYAVLYPFRQAYKSYGSFVSLEAFESEVLEDVGFSEYVLKPGHQAAIQERLGPLGAEEVYIPEPYPFLGGTEEPDTYSKGNFWVFAELVGMSHGFA; translated from the coding sequence ATGTCGTACTTCCTACTTCAACCTCCGCGCCCGACTTCAGCGCTTGGCTGCTGGGAGTCACAGCTACCAGCATTCACCCACGTCATCGGCTATTCGGGCCTTGGCCATTTCTTCCTCTTCGATCAAAGGAAGAACGAGTACGCCGTTCTCTATCCCTTCCGTCAGGCGTACAAGAGCTATGGCTCGTTTGTGTCACTCGAAGCATTTGAATCCGAAGTTCTCGAAGACGTCGGTTTCTCAGAGTACGTATTGAAGCCTGGGCATCAAGCCGCCATTCAAGAACGGCTTGGCCCTCTGGGAGCGGAAGAGGTATACATACCCGAGCCGTACCCATTCCTAGGCGGAACTGAAGAGCCAGACACCTACAGCAAAGGCAACTTCTGGGTGTTTGCAGAGTTGGTAGGCATGAGTCATGGGTTCGCGTGA
- a CDS encoding imelysin family protein encodes MRRPPPLSALALLLCALGLAPAMALAQSAPAAEAAPGTAAPVNAPANAFPYYSAEQAMQGLYGHHLPPLAAAFEAQAQALAGSAARHCQGQAPLAELRAQWRQTLLAWQSLSTPAVGPVVQRRSQRQIDFWPTRPELLRKALEKAPQTLPDMDRVGTPAKGFPALERLLFATSAAPAATRLDAPTCTYVLLSARAIVVEAQALKTALDTLAAQDWAASPEATGTAMAEWVNQWLAGLERLRWAHIGKPIQSHQTSGKGGAIAFPRQTPEHNLADWRAQWQSLRAQARLSPTQRQTPPEPGQALVPLEALLIGKGQLALAQRWAQALDRADAGLAQLQPQSGPRELQALTATLQAVTVLFQNEVAAALDIPLGFSDADGD; translated from the coding sequence ATGCGGCGGCCACCACCGCTGAGCGCACTGGCGCTGCTGTTGTGCGCGCTGGGCCTGGCCCCGGCCATGGCGCTGGCGCAGTCGGCCCCCGCCGCCGAAGCCGCGCCCGGCACGGCGGCCCCGGTCAACGCGCCCGCGAACGCCTTCCCCTACTACTCGGCGGAGCAGGCCATGCAAGGCCTGTACGGCCACCACCTGCCGCCGCTGGCGGCGGCCTTCGAGGCCCAGGCCCAGGCCCTGGCGGGCAGCGCCGCGCGCCATTGCCAGGGCCAGGCCCCGCTGGCCGAGCTGCGCGCGCAATGGCGCCAGACCCTGCTGGCCTGGCAGAGCTTGTCCACGCCCGCCGTGGGCCCGGTGGTGCAGCGCCGCTCGCAACGCCAGATCGACTTCTGGCCCACCCGCCCCGAGCTGCTGCGCAAGGCGCTGGAGAAAGCGCCGCAGACCCTGCCCGACATGGACCGCGTGGGCACGCCCGCCAAGGGCTTTCCGGCCCTGGAGCGGCTGCTTTTTGCAACCTCTGCGGCCCCCGCCGCCACCCGCCTGGACGCCCCGACCTGCACCTACGTGCTCCTGTCAGCCCGGGCCATCGTGGTCGAGGCGCAGGCGCTCAAAACCGCGCTGGACACCCTGGCCGCGCAGGACTGGGCCGCATCGCCCGAAGCCACCGGAACCGCCATGGCCGAGTGGGTCAACCAGTGGCTCGCCGGCCTGGAGCGGCTGCGCTGGGCGCACATCGGCAAACCCATCCAGTCCCACCAGACCTCGGGCAAGGGTGGCGCCATCGCATTCCCGCGCCAGACGCCCGAACACAACCTGGCCGACTGGCGCGCGCAGTGGCAGAGCCTGCGCGCCCAGGCCCGGCTCAGTCCGACGCAGCGCCAGACCCCGCCCGAGCCCGGGCAGGCCCTGGTGCCGCTGGAAGCCCTGCTGATCGGCAAGGGGCAACTGGCGCTGGCGCAGCGCTGGGCCCAGGCGCTGGACCGGGCGGACGCCGGCCTGGCCCAGCTGCAGCCCCAGAGCGGGCCGCGCGAGCTGCAGGCGCTCACGGCGACGCTGCAGGCGGTGACGGTGCTGTTTCAGAACGAAGTGGCCGCCGCGCTCGACATCCCGCTCGGGTTTTCCGATGCCGACGGTGACTAG
- a CDS encoding di-heme oxidoredictase family protein encodes MGAVAAGLAMLALHGRATADTDPDPLGVLTGGAATVHATGRQAFSFPFANLGDAEQTRFAIGNSFFKRNWVEAPASTTARDGLGPHFIARSCAGCHVMDGRGAPPDWKKTLGPAPDNTVALLMRLSVPGTPAPHAGVVPDPTYGDQFNNAAIQGVRPEGRVEIRSRPVHGRFADGTRYTLRQPLYTLAGLGYGPMAKDVLVSPRIAPQIAGIGLLEAIPEAEILRNARDQAAAPGPIKGQPNRVWDAFARAERVGRFGWKANVATIAHQTAGAFNGDIGITSSVFAQEGCTPAQKDCLGAPHGGGKRSGHDGLMPAAQASAAVPEIDDETLGHVIFYQATLAPAARRKADDPQVLRGQALFAQAQCAACHRPSYVTAEGPFPALTSARVAGQRIWPYTDLLLHDMGAALADGRPDFQASGTQWKTPPLWGVGLIQDVNGHQRLLHDGRANGVLEAVLWHGGEAQAAKEQVLKMNRRDREALVKFVESL; translated from the coding sequence GCAGGCAGGCGTTTTCGTTTCCCTTTGCCAACCTCGGCGACGCCGAACAGACACGGTTCGCCATCGGCAACTCCTTCTTCAAGCGCAACTGGGTCGAGGCCCCCGCCTCCACCACGGCGCGCGACGGCCTGGGGCCGCATTTCATCGCGCGCTCCTGCGCCGGCTGCCACGTGATGGACGGCCGCGGCGCGCCGCCCGACTGGAAAAAGACCCTCGGCCCGGCGCCCGACAACACCGTGGCGCTGCTGATGCGCCTGTCGGTGCCGGGCACGCCCGCGCCGCACGCCGGCGTGGTGCCCGATCCGACCTACGGCGATCAGTTCAACAACGCCGCCATCCAGGGCGTGCGGCCCGAAGGCCGGGTGGAGATCCGCAGCCGGCCCGTCCACGGCCGCTTTGCCGACGGCACGCGCTACACGCTGCGCCAGCCGCTCTACACCCTGGCCGGCCTGGGCTACGGCCCGATGGCCAAAGACGTGCTGGTGAGCCCGCGCATCGCGCCGCAGATCGCCGGCATCGGCCTGCTCGAAGCCATTCCCGAGGCCGAGATCCTGCGCAACGCGCGCGATCAGGCGGCCGCGCCCGGCCCCATCAAGGGCCAGCCCAACCGCGTCTGGGACGCCTTCGCCCGCGCCGAGCGCGTCGGCCGTTTCGGCTGGAAGGCCAACGTGGCGACCATCGCGCACCAGACGGCCGGCGCCTTCAACGGCGACATCGGCATCACCAGCAGCGTCTTCGCGCAGGAAGGTTGCACCCCGGCGCAGAAAGACTGCCTGGGCGCGCCGCACGGCGGCGGCAAACGCAGCGGCCACGACGGCCTGATGCCCGCGGCCCAGGCCAGCGCGGCGGTGCCCGAGATCGACGACGAGACCCTGGGCCATGTGATCTTCTACCAGGCCACGCTGGCGCCGGCCGCGCGCCGCAAGGCCGACGACCCGCAGGTGCTGCGCGGCCAGGCGCTGTTTGCCCAGGCGCAGTGCGCGGCCTGCCACCGGCCCAGCTACGTCACCGCCGAAGGCCCGTTCCCCGCGCTCACCAGCGCGCGCGTGGCGGGCCAGCGCATCTGGCCCTACACCGACCTGCTGCTGCACGACATGGGCGCCGCGCTGGCCGATGGCCGGCCCGACTTCCAGGCCAGCGGCACGCAGTGGAAAACGCCGCCGCTCTGGGGCGTGGGCCTGATCCAGGACGTCAACGGCCACCAGCGCCTGCTGCACGACGGACGCGCCAACGGCGTGCTCGAAGCCGTGCTCTGGCACGGTGGCGAAGCCCAGGCCGCCAAGGAACAGGTGCTGAAGATGAACCGCCGCGACCGCGAAGCGCTGGTGAAGTTCGTGGAGTCGCTGTGA
- a CDS encoding DUF2306 domain-containing protein, with protein sequence MRRTSFTAVLLLSFAVAAYAVATYSLGPGAERLHPQMRAAFESHPIGIKTHIFASALALLLGPLQFSTRLRLKQPKLHRWLGRVYLGVAVAVGGAAGLYMSQYAFGGLLAKFGFAGLAVAWLFTGARAFMAARNRDFASHRRWMIRNFALTFAAVTLRLYLPPVFIFGLPFATSYAFIAWLCWVPNLLVAEWLAITTHNPSLERISTAHLKR encoded by the coding sequence ATGCGTCGCACTAGCTTCACCGCGGTCCTCCTCCTCAGTTTCGCCGTGGCCGCATATGCCGTCGCGACGTACAGCCTAGGTCCAGGCGCGGAGCGCCTTCACCCGCAGATGCGCGCCGCGTTCGAGAGCCATCCGATCGGCATCAAGACCCACATCTTCGCGTCAGCCTTGGCCCTGCTTCTTGGGCCGCTTCAGTTCTCGACTCGCCTGCGCTTGAAACAACCGAAGCTACATCGGTGGTTGGGTCGGGTCTACCTGGGCGTCGCGGTTGCCGTCGGAGGCGCGGCCGGCCTGTACATGAGCCAATATGCCTTCGGTGGGCTGCTCGCCAAGTTTGGGTTCGCCGGTCTCGCCGTCGCTTGGCTCTTCACCGGAGCAAGGGCGTTCATGGCAGCGCGCAATCGAGACTTTGCCTCCCACAGGCGATGGATGATCCGAAATTTCGCGCTCACCTTTGCCGCAGTCACGCTTCGCTTGTACTTGCCGCCCGTCTTCATCTTTGGTCTGCCGTTCGCAACGTCGTACGCATTCATCGCGTGGCTCTGCTGGGTGCCCAACCTGCTAGTCGCCGAGTGGCTCGCGATCACGACGCATAACCCTTCGCTCGAGCGGATCTCCACCGCTCACCTCAAACGTTGA
- a CDS encoding heme ABC transporter ATP-binding protein, with amino-acid sequence MNARLCDPEWRSAWGGLPGGEQPHWLDDDELETTTTTACRPEARAPHGPGLNARGLSVRAGASLLLDGVDLHLAAGEVGAILGPNGAGKSTLLSVLAGLRAPDAGEVWLNGSALTPARVAGLARQRAVLPQETAVAFDFRVREVVALGRYPHRFAPSRHEAGIVQAALRSTGVEALAERCIGSLSGGERARVQLARVMAQIWEPSPDGLARWLLLDEPTAALDLRHQHDTLGTVRRWAREQGVGVLAVLHDLNLALRYADQAWVLDAGRLRAAGPPARVLSPERVQRVWRVRADTVQGRDGVDQLLIAAASGPPPEEHARQPRKEPP; translated from the coding sequence GTGAACGCCCGGCTGTGCGACCCCGAATGGCGCAGCGCCTGGGGCGGCCTGCCCGGCGGCGAACAGCCCCACTGGCTGGACGACGACGAACTGGAGACCACCACCACCACCGCCTGCCGCCCCGAGGCGCGGGCGCCGCACGGGCCGGGCCTGAACGCGCGCGGCCTGAGCGTGCGCGCGGGCGCCAGCCTGCTGCTCGACGGGGTGGACCTGCACCTCGCGGCCGGCGAAGTGGGCGCCATCCTCGGGCCCAACGGGGCCGGCAAATCGACCCTGCTGTCGGTGCTGGCCGGGCTGCGCGCGCCCGACGCGGGCGAAGTCTGGCTCAACGGCAGCGCGCTCACGCCCGCCCGGGTGGCTGGCCTGGCCCGGCAGCGCGCGGTGCTGCCACAGGAAACCGCGGTGGCCTTCGACTTCCGCGTGCGCGAGGTGGTGGCGCTGGGGCGCTACCCGCACCGCTTCGCGCCCTCGCGCCACGAAGCCGGCATCGTGCAGGCGGCCCTGCGCAGCACCGGCGTGGAGGCCCTGGCCGAGCGCTGCATCGGCAGCCTGAGCGGCGGCGAGCGCGCCCGCGTGCAGCTCGCGCGCGTGATGGCGCAGATCTGGGAACCCAGCCCCGACGGGCTCGCGCGCTGGCTGCTGCTCGATGAACCCACCGCCGCGCTGGACCTGCGCCACCAGCACGACACCCTGGGCACCGTGCGGCGCTGGGCGCGGGAGCAAGGCGTGGGCGTGCTCGCCGTGCTGCACGACCTGAACCTCGCCTTGCGCTACGCCGACCAGGCCTGGGTGCTGGACGCGGGCCGCCTGCGCGCGGCCGGCCCGCCGGCCCGGGTGCTGTCGCCCGAACGGGTGCAGCGCGTCTGGCGGGTGCGGGCGGACACCGTGCAGGGCCGCGACGGCGTGGACCAACTGCTCATCGCCGCGGCCAGCGGCCCGCCACCAGAAGAACATGCCCGCCAACCCAGGAAGGAGCCTCCATGA
- a CDS encoding HXXEE domain-containing protein, with protein MSLDVLAWLFTLGVIAHNTEEALYLPAWSASAGRWHAPVSTREFVFAVTVLSLVLVALAAAALSAGSQSIWAHLFTGYVFAMVANVFVPHALGTVALRRYVPGTGTALLFNLPLGGLFLQQALAQDFVTWGTMVWVAPVTALLMVAFIPVLFAAGRWLLSSRRPDARSAP; from the coding sequence ATGTCGCTCGACGTACTGGCTTGGCTCTTCACCCTGGGTGTCATTGCGCACAACACCGAGGAAGCCTTGTACCTGCCGGCTTGGTCAGCATCGGCAGGCCGCTGGCACGCACCCGTCAGCACCCGCGAGTTCGTCTTCGCCGTTACCGTGCTGTCTCTGGTGTTGGTCGCACTCGCAGCCGCGGCGCTATCGGCTGGGTCACAAAGCATCTGGGCCCATCTATTCACGGGTTATGTCTTCGCCATGGTCGCAAACGTCTTTGTTCCCCATGCGCTTGGCACCGTCGCGCTGAGGCGCTATGTACCTGGGACCGGAACCGCACTTCTTTTCAATCTGCCGCTCGGTGGCCTGTTTCTTCAGCAAGCCTTGGCTCAAGACTTCGTCACCTGGGGCACCATGGTGTGGGTGGCGCCTGTGACCGCGCTGCTCATGGTGGCATTCATTCCTGTTTTGTTCGCCGCCGGCCGTTGGTTGCTGTCCAGCAGGCGGCCCGATGCCCGGAGTGCACCCTGA